From a single Onychomys torridus chromosome 9, mOncTor1.1, whole genome shotgun sequence genomic region:
- the Lrit2 gene encoding leucine-rich repeat, immunoglobulin-like domain and transmembrane domain-containing protein 2: MAFVFYCFLQVLVSWDTHAAQSFCLPGCTCSEESFGRSLQCMSMSLGKIPGNFPKELKQVRIENSPLFELPQGFFANMSTLEYLWLNFNNVTVIHLGALEDLPELRELRLEGNNLRSVPWTAFHATPFLQVLDLKHNRIDALPELALQFLANLTYLDISSNRLTVVSKGVFLNWPVYQKRQKHGCGAEILSRMVLALHNNPWLCDCRLRGLAQFVKSIGLPFTLVNSYLICQGPVSKAGQLLYETELGVCMKPNISTPTANITIQVGKNGTLQCLAQASPSPSIAWKYPLSTWREFDVLTSSIAEDTILSQLVIPAAHLIDSGNYTCMAFNSIGRSSLVISLYIQPAQAMPGLHSFSISSEGSAYVDLRVVKQTVHGIMLEWLTVANIPEEQWFTLYIETDEAFRKKVVHIGPGINTYAVDDLLPATKYKACLSLRNQPPGQGQCVVFMTGKDSGGLEGRERLLHATVVLCAVLLALPVGAYVWAAQGPYNCSEWCLCCDSFHRKTLRCPQARPQCKDSSFKDLPAVYEDGEGHRVMEGTEETEKESNS, from the exons atggcttttgttttttactgtttctTGCAAGTTCTGGTCTCTTGGGATACACATGCAGCTCAGTCTTTCTGTCTGCCAGGGTGTACCTGCTCAGAGGAGAGTTTTGGCAG GAGTCTACAGTGCATGTCTATGTCTTTGGGAAAGATTCCAGGCAACTTTCCCAAAGAACTCAAGCAAGTGAGAATTGAAAACTCACCCTTATTTGAACTTCCCCAGGGGTTTTTTGCCAACATGAGTACCTTGGAATACCTTTGGCTCAACTTTAACAATGTCACTGTGATCCATCTAGGCGCCTTGGAGGATCTGCCAGAGCTGAGAGAGCTGAGACTGGAGGGGAACAACCTCCGTTCAGTACCATGGACAGCGTTCCATGCCACCCCTTTCCTACAGGTCTTGGATCTCAAACACAACAGGATTGATGCACTCCCTGAACTGGCTCTTCAGTTCCTAGCCAACCTGACATACCTTGACATATCCTCCAATAGGCTGACAGTTGTATCCAAGGGTGTCTTCTTGAACTGGCCAGTCTATCAGAAACGCCAGAAGCATGGTTGTGGAGCTGAAATTCTCTCCAGAATGGTGTTGGCACTGCACAATAATCCCTGGTTATGTGACTGTCGTTTAAGGGGGCTTGCTCAGTTTGTCAAGTCCATTGGTCTCCCATTCACCCTGGTGAATTCTTACCTGATATGCCAAGGCCCTGTCTCTAAGGCAGGACAGCTTTTATATGAGACTGAGCTTGGTGTTTGTATGAAGCCAAATATCTCAACCCCAACTGCCAACATCACTATCCAGGTAGGAAAGAATGGGACTCTGCAATGCTTGGCACAAGCCAGTCCCTCACCAAGCATAGCATGGAAGTATCCTCTGAGCACGTGGAGAGAATTTGATG TGTTGACCTCATCAATTGCAGAAGATACCATTCTGTCCCAGCTTGTCATTCCAGCAGCTCATCTGATAGACAGTGGTAATTATACTTGTATGGCCTTCAACTCCATTGGCAGAAGCTCCCTTGTCATCTCACTCTACATCCAGCCTGCCCAAGCTATGCCTGGATTGCATTCTTTTTCCATCTCCTCAGAGGGCAGTGCCTATGTTGACCTACGGGTGGTCAAGCAGACAGTACATGGCATCATGCTGGAGTGGCTCACAGTGGCCAACATCCCAGAGGAGCAGTGGTTCACCCTCTACATCGAAACTGATGAAGCTTTCAGGAAGAAAGTGGTCCACATAGGCCCTGGAATCAACACATATGCTGTGGATGACCTCCTCCCTGCTACAAAATATAAAGCATGCCTCAGCCTAAGGAATCAGCCTCCAGGCCAGGGCCAGTGTGTGGTCTTCATGACAGGCAAAGATAGTGGTGGGCTGGAGGGTCGTGAGCGCCTCTTGCATGCTACTGTGGTCTTGTGTGCTGTGCTCCTGGCACTGCCTGTGGGTGCTTATGTGTGGGCTGCCCAGGGGCCATACAATTGTAGTGAGTGGTGTTTATGCTGTGACTCTTTTCACAGGAAAACCCTCAGGTGCCCCCAAGCCAGACCACAGTGCAAAGATAGCTCTTTCAAAGATCTTCCAGCAGTCTATGAGGATGGTGAGGGTCACAGGGTCATGGAGGGGactgaggagacagaaaaagagagtaACAGTTAA